The Candidatus Glassbacteria bacterium genome has a window encoding:
- a CDS encoding Gfo/Idh/MocA family oxidoreductase — protein MAQQKSGSNISRRSFLEKTTMIAASAAAAGATRGQAQINDARGNPPTGIRVGFIGVGIRGVELLQGSREIAGIETVAACDLYQGRLVNANELTEGTISTTGDYRTILDRKDLDAVVVAVPDHQHKRVLLDALDAGKHVYIEKPLTHKPAEGEEMLRAVKKSGLKVQVGSQYLSTSAVQEARDLLRGGRIGKVAMVDAKMYRQNSQSACYYPIPPDASPKTVNWPEFLAGAPQHDWDPRRFFQWRLFWDYSGGLATDLFVHL, from the coding sequence ATATTTCCCGCCGTTCATTCCTGGAAAAAACCACGATGATTGCCGCCTCAGCGGCAGCCGCGGGAGCAACCCGCGGCCAGGCTCAGATTAACGACGCCCGCGGCAATCCCCCCACCGGCATTCGCGTTGGTTTTATCGGCGTGGGCATCCGGGGAGTGGAACTGCTGCAGGGCAGCCGGGAAATAGCGGGTATAGAAACCGTGGCCGCCTGCGATCTCTACCAGGGCCGCCTGGTTAATGCTAACGAGCTTACCGAGGGGACTATCTCGACCACCGGCGACTACCGCACAATCCTGGATCGCAAGGATCTGGACGCGGTCGTGGTGGCGGTCCCCGACCACCAGCATAAGCGTGTCCTGCTCGACGCCCTCGATGCCGGCAAGCATGTCTATATCGAAAAACCGCTGACCCATAAGCCGGCCGAGGGCGAGGAGATGCTTCGCGCCGTCAAAAAAAGCGGTCTGAAAGTGCAGGTCGGCAGCCAGTACCTGTCTACCTCAGCGGTCCAGGAAGCCCGCGACCTGCTGCGCGGCGGACGAATCGGCAAGGTGGCGATGGTGGACGCCAAAATGTACCGGCAGAACAGCCAGTCCGCCTGCTACTACCCGATCCCGCCGGACGCCTCGCCGAAGACGGTAAACTGGCCGGAGTTCCTTGCCGGTGCACCGCAGCACGACTGGGACCCGCGCCGCTTTTTTCAGTGGCGGCTGTTCTGGGACTACAGCGGGGGTCTGGCCACGGACCTGTTTGTCCACCTG